A stretch of Cryptosporangium aurantiacum DNA encodes these proteins:
- the pilO gene encoding type 4a pilus biogenesis protein PilO encodes MALSQMTTRVPSGLLDTSALRGNVLGLWVIGGVVGTLLVLALGGFLLIRPQQAHTAEVRAQTETAQASVDALRSRLAQVRAQNSRIAEYRSAYQTARAALPTTAALSTFLRSVQSSGSRAGVAVSGLIVGAPSQVNGLGATIYALPITITATGTASKLDGFLNQLQRVQPRAVLVSTANATPNESSNSLRGSVLLTLGLQMYVAPAAAASTD; translated from the coding sequence ATGGCTCTCAGCCAGATGACCACCCGGGTGCCGAGCGGCCTGCTGGACACGTCCGCGCTACGCGGCAACGTCCTCGGGCTCTGGGTGATCGGCGGCGTCGTGGGCACGCTGCTGGTGCTCGCGCTCGGCGGGTTCCTGCTGATCCGCCCGCAGCAGGCACACACCGCCGAGGTCCGCGCCCAGACCGAGACCGCCCAGGCGTCCGTCGACGCGCTCCGGTCCCGGCTGGCCCAGGTCCGCGCCCAGAACAGCCGCATCGCCGAGTACCGCAGCGCGTACCAGACCGCCAGGGCCGCGCTCCCCACGACCGCCGCGCTCTCGACGTTCCTGCGCAGCGTCCAGAGCTCCGGGAGCCGGGCGGGCGTCGCCGTCAGCGGCCTGATCGTCGGCGCGCCGAGCCAGGTCAACGGCCTCGGCGCGACGATCTACGCGCTGCCGATCACGATCACCGCCACCGGGACGGCGTCCAAGCTGGACGGGTTTCTCAACCAGCTGCAGCGGGTCCAGCCGCGGGCGGTGCTGGTCAGCACCGCCAACGCCACCCCCAACGAGAGCAGCAACTCGCTCCGCGGTTCGGTGTTGCTGACGCTGGGGCTGCAGATGTACGTCGCACCGGCGGCCGCGGCCTCCACGGACTGA
- a CDS encoding putative Ig domain-containing protein produces the protein MRASDRYSDSEAGFSLIELMTAMTLIGVVMAALTAFFTNTLRATNLQSNTQTAVQLVGDALERVRALKSSSVVTRRDRASADAQWSAVTSDSPVYPYLSTMQQAWDDTAAYPAGASAPLPTGSTTVTLNGVAFTRSWYVGRCWQPVLGGDCAATAASTSVLFYRVVALVSWPGRGCPDSGCTQLAATLVSAASTDPVFSENETAQAPQVVNPGRQNGELTVPVRLEATAIGGASPLTWSASGLPAGLTMSSDGIVTGTPTTAATYSVVLSATDGFGLIGSAAFDWVIAALPALTNPGTRSSVAGTALTFTPTLTGGTSPMTWVAANLPAGLSIDATTGVITGTPTTVGTKTVTLTVTDTFAKTASTTFSWVVTPALSVATPATQATLTNKPATAVQIVASGGVPPYKYSATDVPTGLQSWQTAGLPPGLTLNATSGVISGTPTLAGEYLVKVTVTDAASKTASTQFIWAVGPYIKWPRTDQSGGLNTAFNVPAEATGGTKPYTWSADNLPDGVTLTPSTGQISGKLTVSGRFVVTIGVTDKAGNTEKLQLICTVTTTSGLRFTTAPTTVSSARNKATSVAPVTAGGTGTKKWTATNLPTGMSINASSGAVSGTPTVAGSYLPTLTVTDGAGTQSRWMFVWTVT, from the coding sequence ATGCGCGCTTCGGACCGCTACTCCGACAGCGAGGCCGGGTTCAGCCTGATCGAGCTGATGACCGCGATGACGCTGATCGGCGTCGTGATGGCCGCGCTCACCGCGTTCTTCACGAACACGCTGCGCGCCACGAACCTGCAGAGCAACACCCAGACGGCGGTGCAACTGGTCGGCGACGCGCTGGAGCGGGTCCGCGCGCTGAAGAGCTCGTCGGTGGTGACCCGCCGCGACCGGGCCAGCGCGGACGCCCAGTGGTCGGCGGTGACCAGCGACTCCCCCGTCTATCCGTACCTGAGCACGATGCAGCAGGCCTGGGACGACACCGCCGCCTACCCGGCCGGGGCGAGCGCGCCGCTGCCGACCGGTTCCACCACCGTGACGCTCAACGGCGTCGCGTTCACCCGGAGCTGGTACGTCGGGCGCTGCTGGCAGCCGGTGCTCGGCGGCGACTGCGCGGCCACCGCGGCCTCGACCAGCGTGCTGTTCTACCGGGTCGTGGCGCTGGTCAGCTGGCCGGGCCGGGGATGCCCGGACAGCGGCTGCACCCAGCTCGCCGCGACGCTGGTCAGCGCCGCCTCGACCGACCCGGTGTTCAGCGAGAACGAGACCGCGCAGGCGCCGCAGGTCGTCAACCCCGGACGCCAGAACGGCGAGCTGACGGTCCCGGTCCGGCTGGAGGCCACCGCGATCGGCGGCGCGTCGCCGCTGACCTGGAGCGCGTCCGGTCTGCCCGCCGGGCTCACGATGAGTTCGGACGGAATCGTGACCGGCACCCCGACGACGGCGGCCACGTACTCGGTCGTCCTCAGCGCCACCGACGGGTTCGGCCTGATCGGCTCGGCGGCCTTCGACTGGGTGATCGCCGCGCTGCCCGCGCTGACCAACCCCGGCACGAGGTCCAGCGTCGCCGGGACCGCGCTGACGTTCACCCCGACGCTGACCGGCGGAACGTCGCCGATGACCTGGGTGGCCGCGAACCTGCCCGCCGGGCTGTCGATCGACGCTACCACCGGCGTGATCACCGGCACCCCGACGACGGTCGGCACCAAGACCGTGACGCTGACCGTCACCGACACGTTCGCCAAGACCGCGAGCACGACGTTCTCCTGGGTGGTCACCCCGGCGTTGAGCGTCGCTACCCCGGCGACGCAGGCCACGCTCACGAACAAACCGGCCACCGCGGTGCAGATCGTCGCCAGCGGTGGCGTTCCGCCGTACAAGTACTCGGCGACCGACGTCCCCACCGGGCTGCAGTCCTGGCAGACAGCCGGCCTGCCGCCGGGGCTGACGCTGAACGCGACCAGCGGCGTGATCAGCGGGACGCCCACCCTGGCCGGCGAGTACCTGGTGAAGGTGACGGTCACCGACGCGGCGAGCAAGACCGCGAGCACCCAGTTCATCTGGGCCGTCGGTCCGTACATCAAGTGGCCGCGGACGGACCAGAGCGGCGGCCTGAACACCGCGTTCAACGTCCCGGCCGAAGCGACCGGCGGTACGAAGCCGTACACCTGGTCGGCCGACAACCTGCCGGACGGCGTCACGCTGACGCCGTCGACCGGCCAGATCTCCGGCAAGCTCACGGTGTCGGGCCGCTTCGTCGTCACGATCGGCGTCACCGACAAGGCCGGAAACACCGAGAAGCTGCAGCTGATCTGCACGGTCACCACGACCAGCGGCCTGCGGTTCACCACCGCCCCGACCACCGTGTCGTCGGCACGGAACAAGGCCACCTCGGTCGCGCCGGTGACCGCGGGCGGCACCGGGACGAAAAAGTGGACGGCCACGAACCTCCCCACCGGGATGTCGATCAACGCCAGTTCCGGCGCGGTGTCCGGCACCCCGACCGTCGCCGGGTCGTACCTGCCGACGCTGACCGTCACCGACGGCGCGGGCACGCAGTCGCGCTGGATGTTCGTCTGGACGGTCACATGA
- a CDS encoding RICIN domain-containing protein, whose amino-acid sequence MRTLRDERGSLPVALLVTMVGVLLSTLLVSTVIAQNTNTRTQIARVAALNAAQTGLDVALAHIRASTDSDGDGVLSKLPCVNLSGAVAAVAGGTRSTYKVTIDYYPVDPQNRSDAWLAANTIRCIIGAGAFSTPGYALLRSTGTYTPNTANTAPTTVRTLQGTYTFQTSDENISGGLIHVYKTSTTTDLCFDAGSGSPTAGTPLTMKPCSAGSVAQTWTYNANLTLSLVSSKTPTMSLGMCLDAGTSPKAGAIVYLQPCAKTTSPQQQWSYNDSANFEGTSNGSTLNGTCFNVQQPNVAGSFVILGSGANCRKSYNNVQNFFPEATAGAGAAGAAAGQLVNFEQFGRCLDVTGQKTDADFLISWQCKQAPNPANVAWNQKWTTPTLADGTAGVKSLVTTNRSGLYCLRSPRSAARGQYVRIVSCSASSTSLELLWTFYGNTGAYATSYTVVDSSGYCLSPTDPDAASPDLYSTGQSISKIVVAVCDGSTLQKWNAPTSILQALPLKDIKES is encoded by the coding sequence GTGAGGACGCTCCGCGACGAGCGCGGTTCGCTCCCGGTCGCGCTGCTGGTGACGATGGTCGGCGTTCTGCTGTCGACGCTGCTCGTCAGCACGGTGATCGCACAGAACACGAACACCCGGACGCAGATCGCCAGGGTCGCCGCGCTCAACGCCGCCCAGACCGGTCTGGACGTCGCGCTGGCGCACATCCGGGCCTCGACCGACAGCGACGGCGACGGGGTCCTCTCCAAGTTGCCGTGCGTCAACCTGTCCGGCGCGGTCGCCGCCGTGGCCGGCGGCACGCGATCCACGTACAAGGTGACGATCGACTACTACCCGGTCGACCCGCAGAACCGGTCGGATGCCTGGCTCGCGGCGAACACGATCCGCTGCATCATCGGCGCCGGCGCGTTCAGCACGCCGGGGTACGCGCTGCTGCGGTCGACCGGCACGTACACGCCGAACACCGCGAACACGGCGCCGACGACCGTCCGCACGCTGCAGGGCACGTACACGTTCCAGACCAGCGACGAGAACATCTCCGGCGGCCTGATCCACGTCTACAAGACCAGCACCACCACCGACCTCTGCTTCGACGCCGGGTCGGGCTCGCCCACCGCCGGTACCCCGCTCACGATGAAGCCGTGCAGCGCGGGCAGCGTCGCGCAGACCTGGACGTACAACGCGAACCTGACGCTCAGCCTGGTGTCGTCGAAGACCCCGACGATGTCGCTCGGCATGTGCCTGGACGCCGGGACGTCCCCGAAGGCGGGCGCCATCGTCTACCTGCAGCCGTGTGCGAAGACCACGAGCCCGCAGCAGCAGTGGAGCTACAACGACAGCGCGAACTTCGAGGGGACGTCGAACGGCTCGACGCTCAACGGCACCTGCTTCAACGTCCAGCAGCCGAACGTCGCGGGCAGTTTTGTCATCCTCGGGTCCGGGGCGAACTGCCGGAAGTCCTACAACAACGTGCAGAACTTCTTCCCGGAGGCCACCGCGGGCGCCGGCGCAGCCGGTGCGGCCGCCGGTCAGCTGGTCAACTTCGAACAGTTCGGACGCTGCCTGGACGTCACCGGGCAGAAGACCGACGCGGACTTCCTGATCTCCTGGCAGTGCAAGCAGGCGCCGAATCCGGCCAACGTCGCGTGGAACCAGAAGTGGACGACGCCGACGCTCGCCGACGGAACGGCCGGGGTGAAGTCGCTGGTCACCACCAACAGGAGCGGTCTGTACTGCCTGCGCAGCCCGCGCTCGGCCGCCCGCGGGCAGTACGTGCGGATCGTGAGCTGCAGCGCGTCGTCCACCAGCCTGGAGCTGCTCTGGACGTTCTACGGCAACACCGGGGCCTACGCGACGAGCTACACGGTCGTGGACTCCTCCGGCTACTGCCTATCCCCCACCGATCCGGACGCGGCGAGCCCGGACCTGTACTCCACCGGCCAGTCGATCTCCAAGATCGTCGTCGCGGTCTGCGACGGCTCGACGTTGCAGAAGTGGAACGCGCCGACCAGCATCCTGCAGGCGCTGCCGCTCAAGGACATCAAGGAGAGCTAG
- a CDS encoding ABC-F family ATP-binding cassette domain-containing protein, whose protein sequence is MSATLVVKDLSAGHGDRTLFSGLDLVVAPGDVIGVVGANGAGKSTLLRLLAGLDTPQTGLVRRTPANATVGYLPQESERRPGETVRDFLGRRTGVHEAQRALDAATEALSAEKPGADDAYADAFDRWMALGGADLSERAETVADDLGLAIDLAAAMTGLSGGQAARAALASLLLSRYDVVLLDEPTNDLDLAGLDRLEQFVTGLRTGAVLVSHDREFLARTVTAVVELDLAQQQVNTFGGGYQAYLEERQVARRHAREAYEEYADTKAALVERGRTQRAWMEKGVKNARRKAPDNDKVGRKFRTEATEKQASKARQTERLIERLEVVEEPRKEWELRMTIAAAPRSGAVVATLRGVVVRRGDFTLGPVDLQLDWADRAVLTGANGSGKSTLLGVLLGKISPDEGSAALGPGVVVGEIDQARGLFGGDESVVDVFGTTLPDLAPGEVRTLLAKFGLKAAHVNRPSGSLSPGERTRAGLALLQARGVNLLVLDEPTNHLDLPAIEQLEAALETYPGTLLLVTHDRRMLETVTTNRRFHADHGHVVER, encoded by the coding sequence GTGAGCGCCACGTTGGTCGTCAAGGACCTGTCCGCCGGGCACGGCGACCGAACCCTGTTCTCCGGGCTCGACCTGGTGGTCGCGCCGGGTGACGTGATCGGCGTCGTCGGGGCGAACGGCGCGGGCAAGTCCACGCTGCTGCGGCTGCTGGCCGGCCTCGACACCCCGCAGACCGGCCTGGTTCGCCGCACTCCGGCCAACGCGACCGTGGGCTACCTGCCGCAGGAGTCCGAGCGGCGTCCCGGCGAGACCGTGCGGGACTTCCTCGGCAGGCGGACCGGCGTCCACGAGGCCCAGCGTGCCCTCGACGCCGCCACCGAGGCGCTGAGCGCGGAGAAGCCCGGCGCCGACGACGCCTACGCGGACGCGTTCGACCGCTGGATGGCGCTCGGCGGCGCCGACCTGTCCGAACGCGCCGAGACCGTGGCCGACGATCTGGGGCTGGCGATCGACCTGGCCGCGGCCATGACCGGGCTCTCCGGTGGCCAGGCCGCCCGCGCCGCGCTGGCCTCGCTGCTGCTGTCCCGCTACGACGTCGTCCTGCTCGACGAACCGACCAACGACCTCGACCTGGCCGGGCTCGACCGGCTGGAGCAGTTCGTCACCGGGCTGCGCACCGGCGCCGTGCTGGTCAGCCACGACCGCGAGTTCCTGGCCCGTACGGTCACCGCCGTCGTCGAGCTCGACCTGGCGCAGCAGCAGGTCAACACCTTCGGCGGCGGGTACCAGGCGTACCTGGAGGAGCGGCAGGTCGCCCGCAGGCACGCCCGCGAGGCGTACGAGGAGTACGCCGACACGAAGGCGGCGCTGGTGGAGCGGGGCCGCACCCAGCGCGCGTGGATGGAGAAGGGCGTCAAGAACGCCCGCCGGAAGGCCCCGGACAACGACAAGGTCGGGCGGAAGTTCCGGACCGAGGCGACCGAGAAGCAGGCCTCGAAGGCCCGGCAGACCGAGCGGCTGATCGAACGGCTCGAGGTCGTCGAGGAGCCGCGCAAGGAGTGGGAACTGCGGATGACGATCGCCGCGGCGCCCCGGTCGGGTGCGGTGGTGGCCACGCTGCGCGGCGTCGTCGTACGGCGCGGCGACTTCACGCTGGGCCCGGTCGACCTGCAGCTCGACTGGGCCGACCGGGCGGTGCTGACCGGGGCGAACGGCTCCGGGAAGTCCACGCTGCTCGGCGTCCTGCTGGGAAAGATCAGCCCGGACGAAGGGTCGGCCGCCCTCGGGCCGGGTGTGGTCGTCGGCGAGATCGACCAGGCCCGCGGCCTGTTCGGCGGGGACGAGTCGGTGGTCGACGTGTTCGGGACCACGTTGCCCGACCTGGCGCCCGGCGAGGTACGGACGCTGCTGGCGAAGTTCGGGTTGAAGGCCGCGCACGTGAACCGGCCGTCCGGGTCGCTGTCACCGGGGGAGCGCACCCGCGCCGGCCTGGCGCTGCTGCAGGCCCGCGGCGTGAACCTGCTGGTGCTCGACGAGCCGACCAACCACCTCGACCTGCCGGCGATCGAGCAGCTGGAGGCGGCGCTGGAGACCTACCCCGGCACGCTGCTGCTGGTCACCCACGACCGCCGGATGCTGGAGACCGTGACGACCAACCGCCGCTTCCACGCGGACCACGGGCACGTGGTCGAACGCTAG
- a CDS encoding erythromycin esterase family protein, producing MHGDDVHALATPLRDAGDFDPLLDRIGDATVVMLGEASHGTHDYYRWRADLTRRLIDEHGFSFVAVEGDWPDCDRVDRAVRSRSGGGDPRDALLAFDRWPTWMWANEEVSDFVTWLHRRNRGVGFHGLDVYSLWESVGEVLVYLREHDPEGVPAALAALRCLGPYGEDPQQYAFATVMGSSCAPALVELLTTVRQRAAVGDLPTGDDPFRALAAQQNAEAAVGAENYYRAMVSNGPDSWNVRDIHMVNTLDRLLRYYGPSAKAVVWAHNTHIGDARATDMADVGMVNLGQLGRERWGADAVALVGFGCHHGEVLAGPAWGDPMEVMPVPPARAGSLEAVLMATLPEPALFVFPPGRYASGHTGARPAWIADELPHRAIGVVYRPSRESYGNYVPTRLGDRYDAFVWLPETTALRPLAAVPAGRELETFPVGV from the coding sequence ATGCACGGGGACGACGTCCACGCCCTGGCAACGCCGCTGCGCGACGCGGGCGACTTCGACCCGTTGCTCGACCGGATCGGCGACGCCACGGTGGTGATGCTCGGTGAGGCCAGCCACGGCACCCACGACTACTACCGATGGCGCGCGGACCTGACCCGGCGACTGATCGACGAACACGGGTTCTCGTTCGTCGCGGTGGAGGGGGACTGGCCGGACTGCGACCGGGTGGACCGGGCAGTGCGCTCCCGCTCCGGTGGTGGTGATCCACGGGACGCCCTGCTCGCGTTCGACCGGTGGCCGACCTGGATGTGGGCCAACGAGGAGGTCAGCGACTTCGTGACCTGGCTCCACCGGCGCAACCGGGGCGTGGGCTTCCACGGATTGGACGTGTATTCGCTGTGGGAGTCGGTCGGCGAGGTCCTCGTCTACCTGCGTGAACACGACCCGGAGGGCGTACCGGCCGCACTCGCGGCGTTGCGCTGCCTCGGCCCGTACGGCGAAGACCCCCAGCAGTACGCGTTCGCCACCGTGATGGGGTCGAGCTGCGCTCCGGCGCTGGTCGAGCTGCTCACGACCGTCCGGCAGCGCGCCGCCGTCGGTGATCTGCCGACCGGCGACGACCCTTTCCGCGCTCTGGCCGCACAGCAGAACGCCGAGGCCGCCGTCGGCGCCGAGAACTACTACCGCGCGATGGTGAGCAACGGCCCGGACTCGTGGAACGTCCGCGACATCCACATGGTCAACACGCTCGACCGGCTGCTCCGGTACTACGGACCGTCCGCGAAGGCCGTGGTGTGGGCGCACAACACGCACATCGGCGACGCTCGCGCCACCGACATGGCCGACGTCGGCATGGTCAACCTCGGACAGCTCGGCCGGGAACGCTGGGGCGCCGACGCGGTCGCGCTGGTCGGTTTCGGCTGCCACCACGGTGAGGTGCTGGCCGGACCGGCCTGGGGTGATCCGATGGAGGTGATGCCGGTCCCGCCGGCCAGGGCCGGTTCGCTGGAAGCCGTGCTGATGGCGACGCTGCCCGAGCCCGCGCTGTTCGTGTTCCCACCCGGCCGCTACGCGTCCGGGCACACCGGCGCGCGCCCGGCCTGGATCGCCGACGAGCTGCCCCACCGGGCGATCGGCGTCGTCTACCGGCCGTCGCGCGAGTCGTACGGCAACTACGTGCCGACCCGCCTGGGTGATCGGTACGACGCGTTCGTCTGGCTCCCGGAAACCACCGCGCTGCGGCCGCTCGCCGCGGTCCCGGCCGGCCGCGAGCTGGAGACCTTCCCGGTCGGCGTCTGA
- a CDS encoding DUF397 domain-containing protein — MSGMQQYQNDRATDLFHAQWRKATRSTGANTGCVEVAANLPDVTAVRDSKRPEGGAHVVSRDAFAAFLSDVKAGRFDL; from the coding sequence ATGAGCGGCATGCAGCAATATCAGAACGATCGAGCGACCGACCTGTTCCACGCACAATGGCGCAAAGCCACAAGAAGCACCGGCGCGAACACCGGATGCGTCGAGGTCGCCGCCAACCTGCCCGACGTAACCGCAGTTCGTGACAGCAAGCGTCCGGAAGGCGGCGCGCACGTCGTCAGCCGGGACGCGTTCGCCGCGTTCTTGTCCGACGTGAAGGCAGGTCGGTTCGACCTCTGA
- a CDS encoding SAM-dependent methyltransferase, whose amino-acid sequence MPDAALRDSRPRTPSEVDSFRPSAARMYDYYLGGSNHLAADREAADALLDAVPQVAEVARQNREFLHRVVEYAVQHGVTQFLDLGSGYASPGGLPEVALAHDPSCRVVAVDIDPAVVAQVQTIVRTSRLSGQVGAVHSDLRDLTAILEHPVTQRLIDFDRPVAILCLAVLHFVPGDLQHRVLAPLRRTAARGSLLALSHATAAAPTPTDAPVPPGRAQSIGVSRPDPSTIVRLIYDCTLTPLTLRTESELRRAIGDLDLVSPGLVPVDRWHPPSSGPETVVPPISSLLAAVAQL is encoded by the coding sequence ATGCCTGACGCCGCCCTTCGTGACTCCCGGCCCCGGACGCCGAGCGAGGTCGACAGCTTCCGCCCGAGCGCGGCCCGGATGTACGACTACTACCTGGGCGGCTCCAACCACCTCGCCGCCGACCGCGAGGCCGCCGACGCGCTGCTCGACGCCGTTCCGCAGGTCGCGGAGGTCGCCAGGCAGAACCGTGAGTTCCTCCATCGCGTCGTCGAATACGCCGTCCAGCACGGGGTCACCCAGTTCCTCGACCTCGGATCGGGTTACGCGTCGCCCGGCGGGCTGCCGGAGGTCGCGCTGGCCCACGATCCGAGCTGCCGCGTCGTCGCGGTGGACATCGATCCCGCGGTCGTCGCACAGGTCCAGACGATCGTCCGCACGTCCCGGCTGAGCGGCCAGGTCGGCGCGGTGCACTCCGACCTGCGTGACCTGACCGCGATCCTGGAGCACCCGGTCACCCAGCGGCTGATCGACTTCGATCGGCCGGTGGCGATTCTCTGCCTGGCGGTCCTGCACTTCGTGCCGGGCGACCTGCAGCACCGGGTCCTCGCGCCACTGCGTCGGACCGCGGCGCGGGGCAGCCTGCTCGCGCTGTCCCATGCGACGGCCGCCGCACCCACACCCACGGACGCGCCGGTGCCACCCGGCCGCGCGCAATCGATCGGGGTGTCCCGGCCGGATCCGTCGACGATCGTGCGGCTGATCTACGACTGCACGCTGACGCCGCTCACCCTGCGCACCGAGAGCGAGTTGCGCCGGGCGATCGGCGACCTCGACCTGGTCAGCCCGGGGCTGGTTCCGGTCGACCGGTGGCATCCGCCGTCGTCCGGCCCGGAGACCGTCGTACCACCGATCTCCAGCCTGCTCGCCGCGGTAGCGCAGCTCTGA